The sequence GGCAAGTACGACTGACATTCGTCATTGTATGGTTATTCACTGATGTACAGTAAgctaactttattattattggttagaTAGACCTTACTTTAtcatttaattatcattttacTAACCATTAAGTATCTAGTACATGCACACGATAAATGCATAAGAATGGCTAACAGAACGGTTTGGCCAACATTCTATTCTAATCTATAATGGTGTCAATAAACTTAATGCAAATTAAATTATACAGATATTTGGCTAAGGTTTAGGTGCCTAACTTTTGAAAACCAGGTTAGATTCAGACTGACTTCGTCTTAGTAGTAAACCATTGAATAATGAAAAGGATCAACAGTGAGTACAATTTCCAAGGATTCTAAAGATACTTAATCACTGATATTCTCAGACAGTTAAGTCAACTAAAAAAACAGAGATAAGGTAAGGACCTGTGACGGATGTTGTCACAAAATACCAACATTcgtaatgaaaaacaaaacaaacagatTAATATGGTAAACTGAAGATGCTTCACAAGATACTGCACGAGACATTAAAGAGTGACACGAGCTCCGTCCTAGATCAGTTCACTAactataattttaaaacaagCTGCTGGAGTTGTTACGATATATCTTTCAGTCAACTATATTTCACTAGTTTGAAGATTTCCCGAAAACGTTTCAGACCTTACACCATATACCTTAGTATGGTATGAACATAATTTGAATGGCTCTGCTTGCACCCAAGAATTCACTACACAATGCCAAACTAAGACGTTGCATCAGTCCACCAAGTCACTGGTTAAGTTTGAGATATGTTGGTCGGAACCCAAGTGATGGAATATatcagtggttagagacgtCATGTTATATGTCTCAGAGATTGCCACAACGGCACAGGTAAATTTATTCTTTACCTAACCGTAGATCCTGGACTCCGGTATTCAGTCGCACCTTCCCTATCTTAAGGAACCATATTCTCAATCCCTAATCTGACCCATTATCATAGCTGCTATATTACTGAGGCTTCTTTACTGCTCATCTTGTTACTTTTGTCTCATCTTGCTAATGTGATATATTCTGGGCTAACGCACATCTGTGTTGGGTTCTACGTTCATTAAACGTGACTTAATTTGACATATTTGTACTTATATCTAGAAGAATGTTTACTATGAACTCAGCACACTTTTACATCACATTAAAATATACTCACATGCATTCCAAGCTTTCTTATTAAAGCACGAGCAACAGATTTGAAAACAGGATCATACAGGTGAGTACGTGATCGCTCCATACGTGGATCAAACTGCAACAGAAAATCTAGTACAACTAACTGACGTAAACTGGCATGATGGACAGCCGGGTTACCCAATCCTAAACAAATCACATCAATCCTACTTGGCTCAGTCTGTTTATTTGATATAATTGTGAACGCCTGATTGATAGACTTTAATAAACCTTCCAGGAAAGTTCTGTCTGGCTTCGAAAGTAGTAAACtagaccggataccatcaaatCTACCTAAAACCGTCTCCAGGCTGTCATCATCCATGTAATCTAAAGGAACATTAGGTTTCTGGATAGCAGGACGTTTCACTGGTCGTGTAGCCTTGTGTTTACGTTTTGTTTTACGAGAGCAAACACGAAGCCACTCATCAGAATCTCTATCATTCAAACACATTCCAAGTCTTTTATCTAAAGAATCAAAGGACGTCCCTTACAAATGCATTGACAACTAGTAGATAACAAACTCGAATTTGCCTCTTTATCTTTTGATAACCCTGAGTCTCAGTTTCAGTTTCGAAAGGACGGGGTGCTTGTGTTAGTCTTGAGAATGATCGTTTCTTTTGAAAGCGTCGACAGATTGGACTTCTATCACGTGTTTAGGATACGAGTTTCATTCGTTGAAGATTCAGATTAGATTTGCTTATTGCAACTGGGTGCAAATGGTTCTGGACGGAATAGGAGTTTTCGCCTGACCTGTTTCTGTATCTGGTGGCAGTAGATCACCAATGTCTCCAGATAGAAACCTAGGTATACTTGacgaaaaaaacagaaaaaagatCAGTAATTTCTAGTGGGTTCTTAACAATACGTCAAGTTTTCTCTTAATAGACTCAGGTTCAGATTTCAGACTTGAGTATGGACTGAAGGCCTACGACCTATGTttttccttttctagtatgcttctgtgggTGTTCAGTCTTCTTTTGAATAGGTCAATTGAGGGTGTAGACACCAGTGCTTCGGGTAATAGGTTCTAGGAATTGacgactcggtgtgaaaacctgtataccACAGGTATTTTGTTCTTCcatggcttttctactcgcctgctatgtcctcttaGATGtaccgatctagtgggaagaaaaagagaatataTTAGGTCCAAAATTATTTCTTGGTGTTCTacacatcaaaattagatcgcCCCTTAGTCTGTGATAGGACAGTGTAAAGAGGTTGTAAccgtaaataaatccccaaaacaaatagctctgtaagtcttcgatatTGGGTCCTGACCACATTGGTtctaatggactcacctagctgaaggcgttcGGTCGTGAATCCGCACCAAATCACGAgtgagaacgccgtgctcaacatcccgtGCAATCGCTAGTCAGTatagatcagtcgatcctcgatatattgatagccaatcaaatatatcttcgaaccccctcgcttctgtcttttgattttactTGATGGGTACGGTTCATAATAGGTGTTACTgtttaaagcgttgtcaaactctaaatacctgtggcattttCAAGGTCTAGCTTTCAAACCCTTcttgtatggtaaaccccgaagttctggaattgcacgggtTGCTGCCCTCTGTACAAGTAACCGTCCTCTGAACTTTTTCCAAGATATCCAAGTCACCGTTTAAACAGGGGTCTGCAGCCTGAATATAGTTCTAAAGGTTGGATATTactaaggttgtgtatactTTAGTGAACATGTTGGTGTACAACTTGATAAATATCCATCTTAAAGCCTATAGAGTTCTGAAGCACTTATCTGAGACCTCGCGGTAGTGGGGCGTGGTCTTAAAATCATGGCTCACTATCACTCCAAGATCCTTGTGAGACCAAACTATTGGAACCGACTCTCCTCCCATGCTGAACGTATTTATCTTTGTATCCACAATGTGCATGTAGGCACACTTGGCCTCGTTGATAGGCTCCAGTCATTTTTTAGTCCACCTAATTGGGACATCAAAGTCCTCCTGAAGTGCGAGCGAATCTGCGTCTCCTGTTGTTTCTCTCCAGGTTCTTACACTATCGGCATACAGTAGCATCGGAGACTCAACCATACTTGGGATTTCATTTAAATACAGTATAAGAATAAAGGACCAAGGGATAAGTCTTGTGGCACTTTACTTAGTATTGGGCTCTAGGAGAAGCATTTGGAATATgttcttactttctgtctatGATCTGCCAATCAATCCTTAATCCTTTCTGGGGGGAAATTCCCATATTTTCCAGCTTCAAGTGTAGTCAATTCTTCCGCACCTTATCAAATGCTTTACTGATGTCTACATAGACAACGTCCATGCATTTTCCATTATCCAGAGCCTCCATCTATCGCTGTCTTGCTATAAGTAGATTCGTCGTGCAAGCTAATTCTCTCCTGAAACCATGTTATTCGCTGTCCAACAAGGTGTTGGGTCCGATGGACGTCATTATGGCCTTTTTAATATTCCTTCCAGAATCCTAACCAAAACAATTGTGAAGCAGGCAGCTTTGTAGGTTGATGAGAGTTATCTTGATCCAGGTTTATGTATTGGAATAAGAGCTGCATCCTTTCAGTCAATaggttgtagtgactcacatttatcacgagaacacgactggtttaataaaaacaattattattataaccaactgtaccagtgtttgttttaacgtgcttttgtttgactgtgctaatgacagctatattttgcttccattctgatactcacactttgattgtaacttcgcgcgaattcggttacgttctgtaaccaagcttgtatcctggcacgatctcggtatcctttcgataccacgagatcgccagcaaatatatatctcgacttggtccattaattgccttctggtatttggcttctcggagattttatgggtttctttggttacgttcaaccttcgccttctgatttattcggcacgtgtttcttggtagcggtgttcatagttaatctcaactcgacaccacgctacaattggtgacccgtattttggaacacgcctcagcttctggtcaaatcttccaaagaagccaattcggtgagtctatgatttatctatccacgtctgtcgtatattttcatattttttaatatataatatacgcgacatgacggataacgataagaatagtattgctataatagactcacacgtATGTGTaacgaatccttgtcactttttattcgcgtgatgatgaattccacgctttattcgagaaatgttACCCTATTAACGATTCTCcccgctgacccggctgcttggtacggaatgcatacgcataagcatatccgtctaccacccagcaccaaatggttaagttgaacggttccactgccaacttaaaagtgttctacgagcacacgaaaacggcaactggcacgaaaccttaccgctcgttcttttagggGTGAAAACGAGCCTGATGGCAGATAtgcaatgttccgccgctgaactggtaaacggcacgacattgcgtctgcctggagaattcttcacaccacggagcagacctaatttcgctaaatcagactacgtccaacgactgtctgcacttatgcgaacgctgcctccggtgtcaactcgaatacaacatcgacaggtcgctctccctcgagagttatctacctgttcacatgtttttgtacgagtagattcggtacgcaaacctttgcaacaaccttacgaaggcccttttcgcgtgattGCTCGTcgcgaaaagaccttcaaggttgatcgacacggccgcgtcgagatcgtcagcattgatcgtctcaaaccagcacacgtcgatgacagtgccctatctgacaacctgagattcaatgctagacctagcaaacctagcgggatccttaaatctccttcaggtcccacgctagatgcatctgagacctcattctcacgtcccggtcaacagcacgcgtcatctgcaccttctacggacgagacgacagtctcacgtccagatcagcagaccacgccgcctctgacctcggatgagattgcaggctcacgaaatacgaacgagactgccgtctcacgttccggtcgccgagtacggttacccgtacgcttcagcgactagtcgcacagtcaacaaccgatacggtgtagggttattcctatactacacgcatgctacactcctcttttttgattttctttttgtttcctgagcccacgccttcgaccatctccatttggttccgtcgacttcagtcaactttggcgaaagctggcctgatcacccacgctcttgtcaacgtactcagtcgatatattggtttcgaatgcttggcatacgcttggtctcgaacttggtcgttacggtcgcttctggtcttttggctcaacgtggtttcgtcctacgtctgcagcgtttctggtgcgcacctctacgaacgccctcttcagattctggatacaaaccactctggtgtagcatgccaactcgagcaataaatacaacacatcgctcctggtactgttctccgaaaacgaccttcgttggcaactcgacgatcaacgatcgctttcctgttcgctaattcttccgtcctacaatcgctcgtcagccgatcagtcccacgattcaaaccgctatttatcgaaagtgtaaaccctttctagcgggggctcctgtagtgactcacatttatcacgagaacacgactggtttaataaaaacaattattattataaccaactgtaccagtgtttgttttaacgtgcttttgtttgactgtgctaatgacagctatattttgcttccattctgatactcacactttgattgtaacttcgcgcgaattcggttacgttctgtaaccaagcttgtatcctggcacgatctcggtatcctttcgatgccacgagatcgccagcaaatatatatctcgacttggtccattaattgccttctggtatttggcttctcggagattttatgggtttctttggttacgttcaaccttcgccttctgatttattcggcacgtgtttcttggtagcggtgttcatagttaatctcaactcgacaccacgctacaattggtgacccgtattttggaacacgcctcagcttctggtcaaatcttccaaagaagccaattcggtgagtctatgatttatctatccacgtctgtcgtatattttcatattttttaatatataatatacgcgacatgacggataacgataagaatagtattaatataatagactcacacgtATGTGTaacgaatccttgtcactttttattcgcgtgatgatgaattccacgctttattcgagaaatgttACCCTATTAAcgattctcctcgctgacccggctgcttggtacggaatgcatacgcataagcatatccgtctaccacccagcaccaaatggttaagttgaacggtttcactgccaacttaaaagtgttctacgagcacacgaaaacggcaactggcacgaaaccttaccgctcgttcttttagggGTGAAAACGAGCCTGATGGCAGATAtgcaatgttccgccgctgaactggtatacggcacgacattgcgtctgcctggagaattcttcacaccacggagcagacctaatttcgctaaatcagactacgtccaacgactgtctgcatttatgcgaacgctgcctccggtgtcaactcgaatacaacatcgacaggtcgctctccctcgagagttatctacctgttcacatgtttttgtacgagtagattcggtacgcaaaccttgcaacaaccttacgaaggcccttttcgcgtgatcgctcgtcacgaaaagaccttcaaggttgatcgacacggccgcgtcgagatcgtcagcattgatcgtctcaaaccagcacacgtcgatgacagtgccctatctgacaacctgagattcaatgctagacctagcaaacctagcgggatccttaaatctccttcaggtcccacgctagatgcatctgagacctcattctcacgtcccggtcaacagcacgcgtcatctgcaccttctacggacgagacgacagtctcacgtccagatcagcagaccacgccgcctctgacctcggatgagattgcaggctcacgaaatacgaacgagactgccgtctcacgttccggtcgccgagtacggttacccgtacgcttcagcgactagtcgcacagtcaacaaccgatacggtgtagggttattcctatactacacgcatgctacactcctcttttttgattttctttttgtttcctgagcccacgccttcgaccatctccatttggttccgtcgacttcagtcaactttggcgaaagctggcctgatcacccacgctcttgtcaacgtactcagtcgatatattggtttcgaatgcttggcatacgcttggtctcgaacttggtcgttacggtcgcttctggtcttttggctcaacgtggtttcgtcctacgtctgcagcgtttctggtgcgcacctctacgaacgccctcttcagattctggatacaaaccactctggtgtagc comes from Schistosoma haematobium chromosome 3, whole genome shotgun sequence and encodes:
- a CDS encoding hypothetical protein (EggNog:ENOG410W0X4); this translates as MADMQCSAAELVNGTTLRLPGEFFTPRSRPNFAKSDYVQRLSALMRTLPPVSTRIQHRQVALPRELSTCSHVFVRVDSVRKPLQQPYEGPFRVIARREKTFKVDRHGRVEIVSIDRLKPAHVDDSALSDNLRFNARPSKPSGILKSPSGPTLDASETSFSRPGQQHASSAPSTDETTVSRPDQQTTPPLTSDEIAGSRNTNETAVSRSGRRVRLPVRFSD
- a CDS encoding hypothetical protein (EggNog:ENOG410V8QA~COG:S), with the protein product MCLNDRDSDEWLRVCSRKTKRKHKATRPVKRPAIQKPNVPLDYMDDDSLETVLGRFDGIRSSLLLSKPDRTFLEGLLKSINQAFTIISNKQTEPSRIDVICLGLGNPAVHHASLRQLVVLDFLLQFDPRMERSRTHLYDPVFKSVARALIRKLGMHVSIF